One segment of Thermus oshimai DSM 12092 DNA contains the following:
- a CDS encoding PhzF family phenazine biosynthesis protein produces the protein MARIPYALVDAFTPTPGAGNRVALVLDARGLDAEALRALAQRTGTPETAFVLEREGVVYGVRFFTPEGEVEFSGHAAIALGLTLVRLGLAPEGVERIYLETPGETLPVEIAYEAGTPQKAWVRGPRPRFRDLPPYQTLKEVLEALGTDERYLHRGLPYGIAYTGIWSLFVPLVAPGVVDALEPEMAALRRVSQKLGLGTVHAYAPMGPRSFYARSFAPLLGIPEDPVTGSANAALGALLARAGVVPRREGEVRLTFYQGHRLGNPGTVEVRVAYSPSGEPYGVEIGGEAALVEVGEL, from the coding sequence ATGGCTAGGATTCCCTACGCCTTGGTGGACGCCTTCACCCCCACCCCGGGGGCGGGGAACCGGGTGGCCCTGGTGCTGGACGCCCGGGGCCTGGACGCGGAGGCCCTCCGGGCCCTTGCCCAAAGGACGGGCACCCCGGAGACGGCCTTCGTCCTGGAACGGGAAGGGGTGGTGTACGGGGTGCGCTTCTTCACCCCCGAGGGGGAGGTGGAGTTCTCCGGCCACGCGGCCATCGCCCTGGGCCTCACCCTGGTGCGGCTGGGCCTGGCCCCGGAAGGGGTGGAGCGGATCTACCTGGAAACCCCGGGGGAAACCCTCCCCGTGGAGATCGCCTACGAGGCGGGCACGCCCCAGAAGGCCTGGGTGCGGGGGCCCAGGCCCCGCTTCCGCGACCTCCCCCCCTACCAGACCCTAAAGGAGGTCCTGGAGGCCCTGGGCACGGACGAGCGCTACCTCCACCGGGGGCTTCCCTACGGCATCGCCTACACCGGCATCTGGAGCCTCTTCGTCCCCCTGGTGGCCCCCGGGGTGGTGGACGCCCTGGAGCCGGAGATGGCCGCCCTCAGGAGGGTTTCCCAAAAGCTTGGCCTGGGCACGGTGCACGCCTACGCCCCCATGGGCCCGCGGAGCTTCTACGCCCGGAGCTTCGCCCCGCTCCTCGGGATCCCCGAGGACCCGGTGACGGGCTCGGCCAACGCCGCCCTAGGGGCCCTTTTGGCCCGGGCGGGGGTGGTGCCGAGGCGCGAGGGGGAGGTCCGCCTCACCTTCTACCAGGGGCACCGGCTGGGGAACCCGGGCACGGTGGAGGTGCGGGTGGCCTACAGCCCCTCGGGGGAGCCCTACGGGGTGGAGATCGGGGGGGAGGCCGCCCTCGTGGAGGTGGGGGAGCTTTGA
- the aspS gene encoding aspartate--tRNA ligase: MRRTHYAGLLREEDIGKEVVLEGWVNRRRDLGGLIFLDLRDREGLVQLVAHPESPAYREAEKVRGEWVVRAKGVVRRRPEPNPKLPTGSLEVELSELTVLAQAKTPPFPVDAGWRGEEEKEASEELRLKYRYLDLRRKRMQENLRLRHRVIKAIWDFLDREGFVQVETPFLTKSTPEGARDFLVPYRHEPGLFYALPQSPQLFKQMLMVAGLDRYFQIARCFRDEDLRADRQPDFTQLDLEMSFVEVEDILSLNERLMAHVFREALGVELSLPFPRLPYREAMERFGSDKPDTRFGLELQEVGGLFRESPFALFREAESVKALAVPKALSRKEIAELEEVAKRHGAGGLAWARVEEGGLSGGVAKHLEAQREALLEATGAGVGDTLLFAAGGLRRAQEAMGAVRLQLADLLGLKREGFAFLWVVDFPLLEWDEARGGWTYMHHPFTSPHPEDLPLLEEDPGRVRALAYDLVLNGVEVGGGSIRIHDPELQARMFRLLGIGEEEQKEKFGFFLEALTYGAPPHGGIAWGLDRLLALMTGSPSIREVIAFPKNKEGKDPLTGAPSPVSEEQLRELGLMVIRHG; encoded by the coding sequence ATGCGCCGTACCCACTACGCCGGGCTTTTAAGGGAAGAGGATATCGGAAAGGAGGTGGTCCTGGAGGGCTGGGTGAACCGCCGCCGGGACCTGGGGGGGCTCATCTTCCTGGACCTCCGGGACCGGGAAGGGCTGGTACAGCTGGTGGCCCACCCCGAAAGCCCGGCCTACCGGGAGGCGGAAAAGGTCCGGGGGGAGTGGGTGGTGCGGGCCAAGGGGGTGGTGCGCCGCCGCCCGGAGCCCAACCCCAAGCTCCCCACGGGAAGCCTGGAGGTGGAGCTTTCCGAGCTCACCGTCCTGGCCCAGGCCAAGACCCCCCCCTTCCCCGTGGACGCCGGCTGGCGGGGGGAGGAGGAGAAGGAGGCCTCGGAGGAGCTCCGCCTGAAGTACCGCTATTTGGACCTCAGGCGGAAGCGCATGCAGGAAAACCTCCGCCTCCGCCACCGGGTCATCAAGGCCATCTGGGACTTTCTGGACCGGGAGGGCTTCGTCCAGGTGGAAACCCCCTTCCTCACCAAGAGCACCCCGGAAGGGGCGCGGGACTTCCTGGTGCCCTACCGGCATGAGCCCGGCCTCTTCTACGCCCTCCCCCAGTCCCCCCAGCTCTTCAAGCAGATGCTCATGGTGGCGGGGCTGGACCGCTACTTCCAGATCGCCCGCTGCTTCCGGGACGAGGACCTAAGGGCCGACCGCCAGCCCGACTTCACCCAGCTGGACCTGGAGATGAGCTTCGTGGAGGTGGAGGACATCCTCTCCCTGAACGAGCGCCTCATGGCCCACGTCTTCCGCGAGGCCCTGGGGGTGGAGCTTTCCCTCCCCTTTCCCCGCCTCCCCTACCGGGAGGCCATGGAGCGTTTCGGCTCGGACAAGCCCGACACCCGCTTCGGCCTCGAGCTCCAGGAGGTGGGGGGGCTCTTCCGGGAAAGCCCCTTCGCCCTCTTCCGCGAGGCGGAGAGCGTGAAGGCCCTGGCCGTCCCCAAGGCCCTCTCCCGCAAGGAGATCGCGGAGCTTGAGGAGGTGGCCAAGCGCCACGGGGCCGGGGGCCTGGCCTGGGCCCGGGTGGAGGAAGGGGGCCTTTCCGGAGGGGTGGCCAAGCACCTGGAAGCCCAAAGGGAGGCCCTCTTGGAGGCCACGGGGGCAGGGGTGGGGGACACCCTCCTCTTCGCCGCGGGGGGCCTGAGAAGGGCGCAGGAGGCCATGGGGGCGGTGCGCCTCCAGCTAGCCGACCTCCTCGGCCTTAAGCGGGAGGGCTTCGCCTTCCTCTGGGTGGTGGACTTCCCCCTCCTGGAGTGGGACGAAGCGCGGGGAGGCTGGACCTACATGCACCACCCCTTCACCAGCCCCCACCCCGAGGACCTGCCCCTTCTGGAGGAGGACCCGGGGCGGGTGCGGGCCCTGGCCTACGACCTGGTGCTGAACGGGGTGGAGGTGGGCGGGGGGTCCATCCGCATCCACGACCCCGAGCTCCAGGCCCGGATGTTCCGCCTCCTCGGCATCGGGGAGGAGGAGCAAAAGGAGAAGTTCGGCTTCTTCCTCGAGGCCCTCACCTACGGGGCCCCGCCCCACGGGGGCATCGCCTGGGGCCTGGACCGCCTCCTCGCCCTCATGACGGGAAGCCCCTCCATCCGCGAGGTCATCGCCTTCCCCAAGAACAAGGAGGGCAAGGACCCCCTCACGGGGGCCCCGAGCCCCGTCTCGGAGGAGCAGCTCCGGGAGCTTGGCCTGATGGTGATCCGGCATGGCTAG
- the hisS gene encoding histidine--tRNA ligase has product MAVKGAKDLFGEELRLHQRIVAQARAVLESAGALELITPIFEETHVFEKGVGASTDIVRKEMFTFQDRGGRSLTLRPEGTAAMVRAYLEHGMKVWPKPVRLWMAGPMFRAERPQKGRYRQFHQVDYEALGSEDPLVDAEAIALLWMVLRELGLKGLLVKLSSVGDPEDRARYNAYLREVLGPYREELSEDSKERLLLNPMRILDSKSEKDQALLRELGVKPMLDFLGEEARAHLLAVERHLEKLGIPYELDPALVRGLDYYVRTAFEVHHQEIGAQSALGGGGRYDGLSELLGGPRVPGVGFAFGVERVALALQAEGVALPPERGPDLYLIPLVEEGVEAAFHLAQRLRPRVRVEFSLSPKKPAKGLEEALKRRAAFVGFLGEEELRLKEVTLKHLATGEQVRLREEEVLGHLLRALG; this is encoded by the coding sequence ATGGCGGTTAAGGGCGCCAAGGACCTCTTCGGGGAGGAGCTCAGGCTTCACCAGCGCATCGTGGCCCAGGCCCGGGCCGTGCTGGAATCGGCGGGGGCCCTAGAGCTCATCACCCCCATCTTTGAGGAGACCCACGTCTTTGAAAAGGGCGTGGGGGCCTCCACGGACATCGTGCGCAAGGAGATGTTCACCTTCCAGGACCGGGGGGGACGCTCCCTCACCCTCCGCCCCGAGGGCACGGCGGCCATGGTGCGGGCCTACCTGGAGCACGGGATGAAGGTCTGGCCAAAGCCCGTGAGGCTCTGGATGGCGGGGCCCATGTTCCGGGCAGAACGGCCGCAAAAGGGGCGCTACCGCCAGTTCCACCAGGTGGACTACGAGGCCCTGGGCTCGGAGGACCCTTTGGTGGACGCGGAGGCCATCGCCCTCCTTTGGATGGTCCTGAGGGAGCTCGGGCTTAAGGGCCTTTTGGTGAAGCTCTCCTCCGTGGGCGACCCCGAGGACCGGGCCCGCTACAACGCCTACCTAAGGGAGGTCTTAGGCCCCTACCGGGAAGAGCTCTCCGAGGACTCCAAGGAAAGGCTTCTCCTCAACCCCATGCGCATCCTGGACTCCAAGAGCGAAAAGGACCAGGCCCTCCTAAGGGAGCTTGGGGTGAAGCCCATGCTGGACTTCCTTGGGGAGGAGGCCCGGGCGCACCTTTTGGCGGTGGAAAGGCACTTGGAAAAGCTCGGCATCCCCTACGAGCTGGACCCGGCCTTGGTACGGGGCCTGGACTACTACGTGCGCACCGCCTTTGAGGTCCACCACCAGGAGATCGGGGCCCAGTCCGCCTTAGGGGGTGGGGGGCGGTACGACGGGCTTTCCGAGCTCCTGGGGGGGCCCAGGGTGCCGGGGGTGGGCTTCGCCTTCGGGGTGGAGCGGGTGGCCCTGGCCCTGCAGGCGGAGGGGGTGGCCCTCCCCCCGGAGCGGGGCCCCGACCTCTACCTCATCCCCCTGGTGGAAGAAGGGGTGGAGGCGGCCTTCCACCTGGCCCAGCGCCTAAGGCCCCGGGTGCGGGTGGAGTTCAGCCTAAGCCCCAAGAAGCCCGCCAAGGGGCTGGAGGAGGCCCTGAAGCGAAGGGCGGCCTTCGTGGGGTTTTTGGGGGAGGAGGAGCTACGGCTTAAGGAGGTCACCCTCAAGCACCTGGCCACCGGGGAGCAGGTGCGCCTGAGGGAAGAGGAGGTCCTGGGGCATCTCCTTAGGGCTTTGGGGTAA
- a CDS encoding ABC transporter ATP-binding protein: MEIRYQIRRPIRLEAHLTVEGFTVLLGESGAGKSTLLKALAGLLPAEGTPFSGLPPERRPVGYLPQDLALFPHLRAWENVAFPLKDPPREARRKALLLLERVGLLEHAEKRPHQLSGGQRQRVALARALARGAELLLLDEPTSNLDALTRTQVLAELVDLIRKEGLPTLAVSHDPDLVGFADRLAVLLEGRIVQEGPTPEVLARPAESRVARLLGYANVFPVEVGEGGVWAGGVFLRLPLPAWARPGARAFLAVRAEEVLVVRPDRPKPQENTLQGTLETLYPEGLGHRGRFQGPLTLEILLPRHVQERLRLQPGQPLEVVLKPRYLHLMPR; encoded by the coding sequence GTGGAGATCCGCTACCAGATAAGGAGGCCCATCCGCCTCGAGGCCCACCTCACCGTGGAGGGCTTCACCGTCCTCCTCGGGGAAAGCGGGGCGGGGAAGAGCACGCTCTTAAAGGCCCTTGCGGGCCTCCTACCCGCGGAGGGGACGCCGTTTTCCGGCCTCCCCCCAGAGCGGCGGCCCGTGGGCTACCTCCCCCAGGACCTGGCCCTCTTCCCCCACCTTAGGGCCTGGGAAAACGTGGCCTTCCCCCTCAAAGACCCCCCCAGGGAGGCCCGAAGAAAGGCCCTCCTCCTCCTGGAGCGGGTGGGGCTTTTGGAGCACGCCGAGAAGCGGCCCCACCAGCTTTCCGGGGGGCAAAGGCAGCGGGTGGCCCTGGCCCGGGCCCTGGCCCGGGGGGCAGAGCTCCTCCTCCTGGACGAGCCCACCTCCAACCTGGACGCCCTCACCCGCACCCAGGTGCTGGCGGAACTGGTGGACCTCATCCGCAAGGAGGGCCTCCCCACCCTGGCGGTGAGCCACGACCCCGACCTGGTGGGCTTCGCCGACCGGCTGGCGGTGCTCCTGGAGGGCCGGATCGTCCAGGAAGGCCCCACCCCCGAGGTCCTGGCCCGCCCCGCGGAGAGCCGGGTGGCCCGGCTTTTGGGCTACGCCAACGTCTTCCCCGTGGAGGTGGGGGAAGGGGGGGTGTGGGCCGGAGGGGTCTTCCTCCGCCTCCCCCTCCCCGCCTGGGCCCGGCCCGGGGCGCGGGCCTTTTTGGCGGTGCGGGCGGAGGAGGTCCTGGTGGTCCGCCCCGACCGGCCCAAGCCCCAGGAGAACACCCTCCAGGGCACCCTGGAAACCCTTTACCCCGAGGGGCTAGGCCACCGGGGCCGCTTCCAGGGGCCTCTGACCTTGGAGATCCTCCTGCCCCGGCACGTGCAGGAACGGCTCCGCCTCCAGCCGGGCCAGCCTCTGGAGGTGGTCCTGAAGCCCCGCTACCTCCACCTGATGCCGCGCTAG
- the modB gene encoding molybdate ABC transporter permease subunit: MPDPAFLQTLNLTFWVALASTLLLLLLGVPLAWLLAFKAFPGKRVLETLFLLPFLLPLVLPPTVLGFYLLLLLGPEGPLHRLLGLSWAFRFEGLVVSSVLFSLPFALTAYREAFLALDRSLLDTARTLGAGPFKLWGRLILPLTWPGLLSGSLLAFAHTLGEFGVVLMVGGAIPGKTQMVSIYIYDLVQALRFREAAWASGVLFLLSFLFLYLGRSLEERGRRWRSATR; this comes from the coding sequence GTGCCGGATCCCGCCTTCCTCCAAACCCTGAACCTCACCTTTTGGGTGGCCCTGGCCTCCACCCTCCTCCTCCTCCTCCTCGGGGTACCCTTGGCCTGGCTCCTGGCCTTCAAGGCCTTTCCGGGAAAGCGGGTCCTGGAAACCCTCTTCCTCCTCCCCTTCCTCCTCCCCCTGGTCCTGCCCCCCACGGTCCTGGGGTTCTACCTCCTCCTCCTCCTGGGGCCCGAGGGGCCCCTCCACCGCCTTTTGGGGCTGAGCTGGGCCTTTCGCTTTGAGGGCCTGGTGGTGTCCAGCGTCCTCTTCAGCCTCCCCTTCGCCCTCACCGCCTACCGGGAGGCCTTCTTAGCCCTGGACCGAAGCCTCCTGGACACCGCCCGCACCCTGGGGGCGGGACCTTTCAAGCTCTGGGGGAGGCTCATCCTCCCCCTCACCTGGCCCGGCCTCCTCTCGGGGAGCCTCCTGGCCTTCGCCCACACCCTGGGGGAGTTTGGGGTGGTCCTCATGGTGGGGGGGGCCATCCCCGGCAAGACCCAGATGGTGAGCATCTACATCTACGACCTGGTGCAGGCCCTTAGGTTCCGGGAGGCCGCCTGGGCCTCGGGGGTGCTCTTCCTCCTGAGCTTCCTCTTCCTTTACCTGGGCCGGAGCCTGGAGGAAAGGGGGCGCCGGTGGAGATCCGCTACCAGATAA
- the modA gene encoding molybdate ABC transporter substrate-binding protein — translation MRTPLILLWLLLFPSPILAQEVRVVAASDLQYALEEMRQAFQRANPQVKVTLSFGSSGKFYTQLLQGLPADLYFSAEEVYPKLLEEKGLAEPGTRALYAVGRMVLWVRKDLGLDPSRGPEILKDPKVTRIALANPVHAPYGRAAVTLLESYGLLRRLPNPPLALPRPFRALSWKELPWEEMNRGLEAYFDVSPLRQGKGNFSFVYGENISHAAQLALTGTGVGLLALSVAKSPALEEKGRYWVTPLDRHLSLEQAYVILKGMNRPEVVAFYRFVGSPEGRSILRRYGFLLPGEG, via the coding sequence GTGAGAACCCCCCTCATCCTGCTTTGGCTCCTCCTCTTCCCAAGCCCGATCCTGGCCCAGGAGGTGCGGGTGGTGGCGGCCTCGGACCTGCAGTACGCCCTGGAGGAGATGCGCCAGGCCTTCCAAAGGGCCAACCCCCAGGTCAAGGTGACCCTCAGCTTCGGCTCCTCCGGCAAGTTCTACACCCAGCTCCTCCAGGGCCTCCCCGCGGACCTCTACTTCTCCGCGGAGGAGGTCTACCCCAAGCTCCTGGAGGAAAAGGGGCTTGCGGAACCCGGCACCCGGGCCCTTTACGCCGTGGGGCGGATGGTCCTTTGGGTGCGGAAGGACCTGGGGCTGGACCCCTCCCGGGGGCCGGAGATCCTCAAGGACCCCAAGGTGACCCGCATCGCCCTCGCCAACCCCGTCCACGCCCCCTACGGCCGGGCCGCGGTCACGCTCCTGGAGAGCTACGGCCTCCTGCGCCGGCTCCCCAACCCCCCTCTGGCCCTGCCGCGCCCATTTAGGGCGCTTTCCTGGAAAGAGCTCCCCTGGGAGGAGATGAACCGGGGCCTCGAGGCCTACTTTGACGTGAGCCCCTTAAGGCAGGGGAAGGGGAACTTCAGCTTCGTCTACGGGGAGAACATCAGCCACGCCGCCCAGCTGGCCCTGACCGGCACGGGGGTGGGCCTCCTGGCCCTCTCCGTGGCCAAGAGCCCGGCCCTGGAGGAAAAGGGGCGCTACTGGGTGACCCCCCTGGACCGGCACCTTAGCCTGGAGCAGGCCTATGTGATCCTCAAGGGCATGAACAGGCCCGAGGTGGTGGCCTTTTACCGCTTTGTGGGAAGCCCGGAGGGGCGGAGCATCCTCCGCCGCTACGGCTTCCTCCTGCCCGGGGAGGGGTAA
- a CDS encoding uracil-DNA glycosylase, which produces MNLDVLEAQAKACTACRLAEGRTQVVFGEGNPDANLMIVGEGPGEEEDKTGRPFVGKAGQLLNRILEAAGIPREEVYITNIVKCRPPGNRAPLPDEAKICTDKWLLKQIELVAPQIIVPLGAVAAEFFLGDKVSITKVRGQWFTWHGIRVFPMFHPAYLLRNPSRAQGSPKHLTWLDIQEVKKALEALPPKPRRQIRAVSQEPLF; this is translated from the coding sequence ATGAACCTGGACGTCCTGGAAGCCCAGGCCAAGGCCTGCACCGCCTGCCGCCTGGCCGAGGGCCGCACCCAGGTGGTCTTCGGCGAGGGCAACCCCGACGCCAACCTGATGATCGTGGGGGAGGGCCCGGGGGAGGAGGAGGACAAGACGGGCCGGCCCTTCGTGGGCAAGGCGGGGCAGCTCCTGAACCGCATCCTCGAGGCCGCAGGGATTCCCCGGGAGGAGGTCTACATCACCAACATCGTCAAGTGCCGCCCCCCGGGGAACCGCGCCCCCCTGCCCGACGAGGCCAAGATCTGCACGGACAAGTGGCTCCTCAAGCAGATCGAGCTGGTGGCCCCCCAGATCATCGTCCCCCTAGGGGCGGTGGCGGCGGAGTTCTTCCTGGGGGACAAGGTCTCCATCACCAAGGTGCGGGGGCAGTGGTTCACCTGGCACGGGATCCGGGTCTTCCCCATGTTCCACCCCGCCTACCTCCTAAGGAACCCTAGCCGGGCCCAGGGGAGCCCCAAGCACCTCACCTGGCTGGACATCCAGGAGGTCAAGAAGGCCCTGGAGGCCCTCCCCCCCAAGCCCCGGCGCCAGATCCGGGCGGTGAGCCAGGAACCCCTCTTCTAG